Proteins co-encoded in one Salvia splendens isolate huo1 chromosome 4, SspV2, whole genome shotgun sequence genomic window:
- the LOC121800203 gene encoding E3 ubiquitin-protein ligase ATL42-like, translating into MKITSFLFLFLFLRTNAQNPSDAAQRSTSDAISNFQPSLAVVISMLAVMFSLTLFILLYAKLCHHPSTTTTTTAAAAALPLSAPGLEKSLIESLPFFRFSSLLGSRAGLECAVCLAKFDDADVLRLLPKCNHAFHIACIDQWLEKNSTCPLCRRHVTAGDLSASLRFLQNPAPAPDSNLELYVEREESRHGSSRFCIDEEEEETPMHRLNHKIVVLKSRWSNVSSSDIMLLNSAEGEERKLGLESGSRNPDEKRSMSEIVVHPRFHEEVNVREETRRRIWLPIARKTVEWFASREIRSSPQPQQFRSS; encoded by the coding sequence ATGAAGATCACAtcattcctcttcctcttcctcttcctccgaACCAACGCCCAAAACCCCTCCGACGCCGCCCAACGATCCACTTCCGACGCCATCAGCAACTTCCAACCCAGCCTCGCCGTCGTCATCTCCATGCTCGCCGTCATGTTCTCCCTCACTCTCTTCATCCTCCTCTACGCCAAGCTCTGCCACCacccctccaccaccaccaccaccaccgccgcagCCGCAGCCCTCCCCCTCTCCGCCCCCGGCCTCGAAAAATCCCTCATCGAATCCCTTCCCTTCTTCCGCTTCTCCTCCCTCCTCGGCTCCCGTGCGGGCCTGGAATGCGCCGTCTGCCTCGCCAAATTCGACGACGCGGACGTCCTCCGCCTCCTCCCCAAATGCAACCACGCCTTCCACATCGCCTGCATCGACCAGTGGCTCGAGAAAAACTCCACCTGCCCCCTCTGCCGCCGCCACGTCACCGCCGGCGACCTCTCCGCCAGTCTCCGATTCCTGCAGAATCCGGCGCCTGCCCCGGATTCCAATCTCGAGCTCTACGTGGAGAGAGAGGAGAGCCGCCATGGATCCTCCAGATTCTGCATtgacgaggaggaggaagagacgCCGATGCATAGATTGAACCACAAGATTGTGGTGCTGAAGAGCCGGTGGAGCAACGTGAGCTCCTCGGACATCATGCTGCTCAACTCGGCGGAGGGGGAGGAGAGAAAATTAGGGCTTGAATCGGGCTCGCGAAATCCTGATGAAAAGAGATCCATGTCGGAAATCGTGGTTCATCCAAGATTCCATGAAGAAGTTAATGTGAGGGAGGAGACAAGGAGAAGGATTTGGCTCCCGATTGCAAGAAAAACAGTGGAGTGGTTTGCAAGTAGAGAGATAAGATCATCTCCACAGCCTCAACAATTCAGGTCATCATAA
- the LOC121800533 gene encoding glucan endo-1,3-beta-glucosidase-like isoform X1, protein MKLYLFIATFQLGLAISCIVVAAESSTISNAGTYQSKQWCVVAPGAGDQQMQAFLNTACSQLVDCKEIRPGGSCYQPNTLQNHASYILNLSYRRNGQCDKAVGIFSVNDPSFGKCQYS, encoded by the exons ATGAAGCTTTATTTGTTCATTGCCACATTTCAACTAGGGCTTGCCATTTCATGCATCGTCGTCGCTGCAGAGTCCTCCACCATTTCTAATGCCGGAACTTACCAG AGCAAGCAATGGTGTGTGGTGGCACCGGGCGCAGGAGACCAGCAGATGCAAGCTTTTTTGAACACCGCGTGTAGTCAGCTAGTCGACTGCAAAGAGATAAGGCCAGGTGGTTCGTGCTATCAACCGAACACATTGCAGAATCATGCATCATACATTCTTAACCTAAGCTATCGTCGTAACGGCCAGTGTGACAAAGCCGTTGGCATATTTTCAGTCAATGATCCTT CATTTGGCAAATGTCAATATTCATAA
- the LOC121800533 gene encoding glucan endo-1,3-beta-glucosidase-like isoform X2, which translates to MKLSLFIAMFQLGLVVSCVSSAISHAGIHQSKQWCVVAPGAGDQQMQAFLNTACSQLVDCKEIRPGGSCYQPNTLQNHASYILNLSYRRNGQCDKAVGIFSVNDPSFGKCQYS; encoded by the exons ATGAAGCTTTCGTTGTTCATTGCCATGTTTCAACTAGGGCTTGTCGTTTCATGTGTGTCCTCCGCCATTTCTCATGCCGGAATTCACCAG AGCAAGCAATGGTGTGTGGTGGCACCGGGCGCAGGAGACCAGCAGATGCAAGCTTTTTTGAACACCGCGTGTAGTCAGCTAGTCGACTGCAAAGAGATAAGGCCAGGTGGTTCGTGCTATCAACCGAACACATTGCAGAATCATGCATCATACATTCTTAACCTAAGCTATCGTCGTAACGGCCAGTGTGACAAAGCCGTTGGCATATTTTCAGTCAATGATCCTT CATTTGGCAAATGTCAATATTCATAA
- the LOC121801644 gene encoding probable lactoylglutathione lyase, chloroplastic, whose product MARIVPMALSIKPSLTSLKLSATSRFALPRSAPNLCRRVSSLYLSSVIPQLQPFGLRTSKLFKEDIRSRSVTVAGNATQASSTATTHENVLEWVKQDKRRMLHVVYRVGDMDRTIKFYTECLGMKLLRKRDIPEERYTNAFLGYGPEDSHFVIELTYNYGVDKYDIGSGFGHFGIAVEDVSKTVDLIKAKGGKVSREPGPVKGGNTVIAFIEDPDGYKFELLERGPTPEPLCQVMLRVGDLDRAIEFYEKAYGMELLRKKDNPEYKYTIAMLGYGPEDKNAVMELTYNYGVTEYDKGNAYAQIAIGTDDVYKTAEAVKLCGGKVTREPGPLPGINTKITACLDPDGWKTVFVDNIDFLKELE is encoded by the exons ATGGCGAGGATAGTTCCAATGGCATTATCAATTAAACCCTCCCTCACCTCTTTGAAACTCTCTGCCACTTCTCGCTTCGCGCTTCCTCGATCCGCCCCCAATTTATGCCGCAGGGTCTCATCCTTGTACCTATCCAGTG TAATTCCACAGCTGCAACCTTTTGGGCTTAGAACATCTAAGCTGTTCAAAGAAGATATACGTAGCAGATCAGTAACCGTTGCAGGAAATGCTACTCAAGCAAGCAGCACAGCTACTACACATGAAAATGTTTTGGAGTGGGTTAAACAGGACAAGAGAAGAATGCTCCATGTTGTTTACCGTGTGGGGGACATGGACAGGACCATAAA ATTTTACACAGAGTGTCTTGGGATGAAACTGCTGCGAAAGCGAGATATACCAGAAGAAAGATACACCAATGCATTTCTTGGATATGGGCCTGAAGATTCTCACTTTGTGATTGAACTCACTTACA ACTATGGGGTTGACAAATATGACATTGGCAGTGGTTTTGGCCATTTTGGGATTGCAGTGGAGGAT GTATCAAAAACTGTAGATTTGATAAAAGCCAAAGGGGGTAAAGTATCACGAGAACCTGGGCCCGTCAAAGGTGGCAATACAGTGATAGCATTTATTGAAGATCCCGATGGCTACAAGTTTGAACTTTTGGAGAGAGGTCCCACACCCGAGCCATTATGTCAAGTTATGCTTAGAGTAGGAGATCTTGATCGTGCTATTGAATTCTATGAGAAG GCTTATGGCATGGAGCTTCTTCGCAAGAAGGACAATCCTGAATACAAG TATACAATTGCAATGCTGGGGTATGGTCCTGAAGATAAAAATGCTGTGATGGAGTTGACATACAATTATGGTGTCACTGAATATGACAAAGGCAATGCTTATGCCCAG ATAGCAATAGGGACAGATGATGTTTACAAAACTGCTGAAGCAGTTAAGCTATGCGGAGGTAAAGTTACCAGAGAACCCGGTCCTTTACCTGGTATCAACACAAAGATTACTGCATGCCTGGATCCTGATGGCTGGAAGACG GTTTTCGTTGATAACATTGATTTCCTCAAGGAGCTGGAGTGA